In Ectothiorhodospiraceae bacterium 2226, a single window of DNA contains:
- a CDS encoding GTP cyclohydrolase I FolE2: MSQSPASVVTPVIADVQASADTRCIPINKVGIKDIRHPVRVRQRAGGEQHTVANFNMYVNLPHNFKGTHMSRFVAILNRHEREICVKSFKEMLGEMTEILEAQAGHIEMAFPYFIEKAAPVSGVRSLIDYNVTFVGELTEAGPVMTIKVVVPVTSLCPCSKEISAYGAHNQRSHVTVTARLRDFVWIEDLIDIVESEASCELFGLLKRPDEKYVTERAYDNPKFVEDMVRDVAARLNAEERIGAFVVESENFESIHNHSAYALIEKDKDNPAW, translated from the coding sequence ATGAGCCAAAGCCCTGCCTCCGTCGTCACGCCCGTCATCGCTGACGTGCAGGCCAGCGCCGACACGCGCTGCATCCCGATCAACAAGGTGGGCATCAAGGACATCCGCCACCCGGTGCGGGTGCGCCAGCGCGCCGGCGGTGAGCAGCACACCGTGGCGAATTTCAACATGTACGTGAACCTGCCGCACAACTTCAAGGGCACGCACATGTCGCGCTTCGTCGCGATCCTCAACCGCCACGAGCGCGAGATCTGCGTGAAGAGCTTCAAGGAGATGCTCGGCGAGATGACCGAGATCCTCGAAGCGCAGGCCGGTCACATCGAGATGGCCTTCCCCTACTTCATCGAGAAGGCCGCGCCGGTGTCCGGCGTACGCAGCCTGATCGATTACAACGTCACCTTCGTCGGCGAACTCACCGAGGCAGGTCCGGTCATGACCATCAAGGTCGTGGTGCCGGTCACCAGCCTGTGCCCCTGCTCCAAGGAAATTTCGGCGTACGGTGCCCACAACCAGCGCTCGCACGTCACCGTCACCGCGCGCCTGCGCGACTTCGTCTGGATCGAAGACCTGATCGACATCGTGGAGAGCGAGGCCTCGTGCGAACTGTTCGGCCTGCTCAAGCGGCCGGACGAGAAGTACGTCACCGAGCGTGCCTACGACAATCCCAAGTTCGTCGAGGACATGGTGCGCGACGTCGCCGCGCGCCTGAACGCGGAGGAGCGCATCGGCGCCTTCGTGGTGGAATCCGAGAACTTCGAGTCCATCCACAACCATTCGGCCTACGCGCTGATCGAGAAGGACAAGGACAACCCCGCCTGGTAA
- the dxs gene encoding 1-deoxy-D-xylulose-5-phosphate synthase, protein MPSLTAFPLLQRITSPEDLRALPESDLKPLAAELRSFLIESVARTGGHLAAGLGTVELTLALHYVYDTPQDRLVWDVGHQSYPHKILTGRRERMPSLRQKGGLAGFPKRCESPYDTFGVGHSSTSVSAALGMALAAHQRGEQRNVVAVIGDGAMTAGMAFEALNHAGDLDANLLVVLNDNNMSISPNVGGLSNYLARVLSGKLYASVREGSKKVLGVMPPVWELARRAEEHVKGMVIPGTLFEELGFNYIGPIDGHDLPTLIRTLRNLRALKGPQFLHVVTRKGKGYAPAEANPCTYHGVSKFDPASGRQAASAGGGPTYTQVFGQWLCDMAAADDRVVGITPAMREGSGLVEFSERFPDRYYDVGIAEQHAVTLAAGLACEGQKPVVAIYSTFLQRAYDQLIHDVAIQNLPVVFAIDRAGLVGPDGPTHAGSFDLSFLRCIPNMTVMAPADENECRQMLYTACQLEGPAAVRYPRGKGPGVPVEAPMQALPVGKAEPRRQGESVALLAFGSMLAPALEAGATLDATVVNMRYVKPLDEALIVALAKEHELLVTVEENAVAGGAGSGVAETLARHGISVALMHLGLPDRFVDHGAREELLAECGLSAEGIVRSVHQSLANITPLA, encoded by the coding sequence ATGCCGAGCCTGACCGCGTTTCCCCTGCTCCAGCGCATCACCTCGCCCGAGGATCTGCGCGCGCTGCCCGAGAGCGACCTCAAGCCGCTGGCGGCGGAGTTGCGCTCGTTCCTCATCGAATCCGTGGCGCGCACCGGCGGTCACCTCGCGGCCGGTCTGGGCACGGTCGAGCTGACCCTCGCCCTGCACTACGTGTACGACACCCCGCAGGATCGGCTGGTGTGGGACGTCGGGCACCAGAGCTACCCGCACAAGATCCTCACCGGGCGGCGCGAGCGCATGCCCTCGCTGCGACAGAAAGGCGGCCTGGCGGGCTTCCCCAAGCGCTGCGAGAGCCCGTACGACACCTTCGGCGTCGGCCACTCCAGCACTTCCGTCAGTGCCGCACTCGGCATGGCGCTCGCCGCACACCAGCGTGGCGAGCAACGCAACGTGGTGGCGGTGATCGGCGACGGCGCCATGACCGCGGGCATGGCCTTCGAGGCGCTCAACCACGCCGGCGACCTGGACGCCAACCTGCTGGTGGTGCTGAACGACAACAACATGTCGATTTCGCCCAATGTCGGCGGGTTGTCGAACTACCTGGCGCGGGTGCTCTCCGGCAAGCTCTACGCGAGCGTACGCGAGGGCAGCAAGAAGGTGCTGGGCGTGATGCCCCCGGTGTGGGAACTGGCGCGGCGCGCCGAGGAACACGTCAAGGGAATGGTGATTCCGGGCACCTTGTTCGAGGAGCTCGGCTTCAATTACATAGGCCCCATCGACGGCCACGACCTGCCGACCCTGATCCGCACACTGCGCAACCTGCGCGCGCTGAAGGGCCCGCAGTTCCTGCATGTGGTGACGCGTAAGGGCAAGGGCTATGCGCCCGCCGAGGCGAACCCCTGCACCTATCACGGCGTGAGCAAGTTCGATCCGGCGAGCGGCAGGCAGGCGGCCTCGGCCGGCGGCGGGCCGACCTACACGCAGGTATTCGGCCAGTGGCTGTGCGATATGGCGGCGGCCGACGACCGCGTGGTCGGCATTACCCCCGCGATGCGCGAAGGCTCCGGGCTGGTCGAGTTCTCCGAACGCTTTCCGGACCGCTACTACGACGTGGGCATCGCCGAGCAACACGCGGTGACCCTGGCGGCGGGGCTGGCCTGCGAGGGGCAGAAACCGGTGGTGGCGATCTATTCGACCTTTTTGCAGCGCGCCTACGACCAGCTGATCCACGACGTGGCGATCCAGAACCTGCCGGTGGTGTTCGCCATCGACCGCGCGGGATTGGTCGGCCCCGACGGCCCCACCCACGCGGGCAGCTTCGACCTGAGCTTCCTGCGGTGCATCCCGAACATGACCGTGATGGCGCCGGCCGACGAGAATGAGTGCCGCCAGATGCTCTATACCGCCTGTCAGCTCGAGGGCCCGGCGGCGGTGCGCTACCCGCGCGGCAAGGGACCGGGTGTGCCGGTTGAAGCGCCGATGCAGGCACTACCGGTCGGCAAGGCGGAACCGCGTCGGCAGGGTGAAAGTGTGGCGCTGCTCGCCTTCGGCAGCATGCTCGCGCCGGCGCTGGAGGCCGGCGCGACGCTGGACGCCACGGTGGTCAACATGCGCTACGTGAAGCCGCTGGACGAAGCGCTGATCGTGGCGCTGGCCAAGGAACACGAGCTGCTGGTGACGGTCGAAGAGAACGCGGTGGCGGGCGGTGCCGGCAGCGGCGTCGCCGAGACGCTGGCACGCCACGGCATCAGCGTGGCGCTCATGCACTTGGGCCTGCCCGACCGCTTCGTGGATCACGGCGCGCGGGAGGAACTGCTTGCCGAATGCGGACTTAGCGCCGAGGGTATCGTACGCAGCGTGCACCAGAGCCTTGCCAATATCACCCCGCTCGCGTAA
- the ispA gene encoding (2E,6E)-farnesyl diphosphate synthase: MTVLETRLPTLQARVETALARYLPDAHSSPHRLHEAMRYAALDGGKRVRPVLVYAAGEALGAPDAALDAAACAVECVHVYSLVHDDLPAMDDDDLRRGKPTVHKAYDEATAILVGDALQALAFEALVQAPVRAEQRVAMMHTLAQASGSLGMAGGQAIDLAAVGQALTLDALEDMHLRKTGALIRASVRLGALCAAEVNDDQLARLDRYARNIGLAFQIRDDVLDVEGDTATLGKTQGADQARGKPTYPALLGLDGAKAHARALHEEALTCLEPFGTEADLLRAVARYIVERMS; the protein is encoded by the coding sequence ATGACGGTGCTCGAGACACGCCTTCCGACCCTGCAGGCGCGGGTGGAGACGGCGCTCGCGCGCTATCTGCCCGACGCCCACAGCAGCCCGCACCGTCTGCACGAGGCCATGCGCTACGCCGCGCTCGACGGCGGCAAGCGCGTGCGGCCGGTGCTGGTCTATGCGGCCGGTGAAGCACTCGGGGCGCCGGACGCGGCCCTGGACGCCGCGGCGTGCGCGGTGGAGTGCGTGCACGTGTACTCCCTGGTCCACGACGACCTCCCCGCGATGGACGACGACGACCTGCGCCGCGGCAAACCGACCGTGCACAAGGCCTATGACGAGGCGACCGCCATCTTGGTCGGCGACGCCCTGCAGGCCCTGGCCTTCGAGGCCTTGGTGCAGGCGCCGGTGCGCGCCGAGCAGCGCGTGGCGATGATGCACACGCTCGCGCAGGCCAGCGGTTCGCTCGGCATGGCCGGCGGCCAGGCCATCGATCTGGCCGCGGTCGGCCAGGCGCTGACGCTGGACGCGCTCGAGGACATGCACCTGCGTAAGACCGGCGCCTTGATCCGCGCCAGTGTACGTCTCGGTGCGCTCTGCGCCGCGGAGGTCAACGACGACCAGCTCGCCCGCCTCGACCGCTACGCGCGCAATATCGGGCTCGCGTTCCAGATCAGGGACGACGTACTGGACGTCGAAGGCGATACCGCGACACTGGGCAAGACCCAAGGCGCCGACCAGGCCCGTGGCAAGCCTACCTACCCGGCGCTGCTCGGTCTCGACGGCGCCAAGGCGCACGCCCGCGCCCTGCACGAGGAAGCCCTGACATGTCTCGAGCCGTTCGGCACGGAGGCCGACCTGCTGCGCGCCGTGGCGCGCTACATCGTGGAGCGGATGAGCTAG
- a CDS encoding exodeoxyribonuclease VII small subunit yields the protein MEQDPSVPKRTSQADTPAAQQSIAQFEQALQELDALVARMEQGEQTLEEALRDFERGVELTRLCQQALGEAEQKVELLLQRQGEATLAPFQAPAQPEE from the coding sequence ATGGAGCAGGACCCGTCCGTGCCCAAGAGAACCAGCCAGGCCGACACCCCGGCCGCCCAGCAGTCCATCGCACAATTCGAGCAGGCGCTGCAGGAACTCGATGCCCTGGTGGCGCGCATGGAGCAGGGCGAACAGACCCTGGAGGAGGCGCTGCGCGATTTCGAGCGCGGCGTGGAGCTGACGCGCCTCTGTCAGCAAGCGCTCGGCGAGGCCGAACAGAAGGTCGAGCTGCTGTTGCAGCGTCAGGGCGAGGCGACCCTGGCACCCTTTCAGGCCCCCGCCCAACCCGAGGAATGA
- a CDS encoding rubrerythrin → MELKGSKTEDNLKYAFAGESQANRRYLYFAAKADVEGYNDVAAVFRSTAEGETGHAHGHLEYLESCGDPATGMQFGPTADNLKTAIAGETHEYTDMYPGMAKAARDEGFDEIADWFETLAKAERSHANRFQKALDTLGS, encoded by the coding sequence ATGGAACTCAAAGGAAGCAAGACCGAGGACAACCTCAAGTACGCGTTCGCGGGTGAGTCGCAGGCCAACCGTCGTTATCTGTACTTTGCCGCCAAGGCCGACGTGGAAGGCTACAACGACGTCGCCGCCGTGTTCCGCTCCACGGCCGAGGGCGAGACCGGTCATGCGCACGGGCACCTGGAATACCTCGAGTCCTGCGGCGATCCGGCCACCGGCATGCAGTTCGGCCCGACGGCGGACAACCTGAAGACCGCCATCGCCGGCGAGACGCACGAGTACACCGACATGTACCCGGGCATGGCGAAGGCCGCGCGTGACGAAGGCTTCGACGAGATCGCGGACTGGTTCGAGACGCTGGCCAAGGCCGAGCGCTCGCACGCCAACCGCTTCCAGAAGGCCCTGGATACCCTGGGTAGCTAA